The following DNA comes from Neofelis nebulosa isolate mNeoNeb1 chromosome 3, mNeoNeb1.pri, whole genome shotgun sequence.
AGAGCGCCAGTGCGGCCAGCCCGACGTGTGGGGCTACTTCGAGGCCGAGGTCGTGCTCGTGGCGCGGGGACTCATGGTCACGTCGCTGGCCGCCACGGCCCTGGGGCTGCTGCTGGCGTCGCTCGGCGTGCGCTGCTGGCAGGAGCGGCCGCGCTTCGCGCTGGCCGGCCTCTCGGGCGTGGTGCTCTTCGCCGCCGGCCTCCTCAGCCTCATCCCGGTCTCCTGGTACAACCACTTCTTGGAGGACCGCGCCGTCCTGCCCGCCGACGCCAGCCCGGTCACGGTGCACGTCAGCTACAGCCTGGTGCTGGGCTACCTGGGCAGCTGCCTGCTGCTGCTGGGCGGCTTCTCGCTGGCGCTCAGCTTCGCGCCCTGGTGCGAGGAGCGCTGCCGCGGCTGCCGCAAGGCGCCCCCTGGCAGCCCGCGCCGCGTCAGCATCAGCACCGTGCACGTCGACTGGCCCGAGCCCGCGCTCGCGCCCGCCATCAAGTACTACAGCGACGGCCAGCACCTGCCGCGGCCCGCCGACCTGGGCGCCGCCCGCAAGCCCAGGGTCGGCTTCCCCATGCCGCGGCCTCGGCCCAGCGCCTACAGCAACCCGGTGGACGTGCTCCGCGGGGAGAGGGCCGACACCCCCGACGCCTCCTTGCCCAGCACCGGGTGCTGCCAAGGCTCGCTGCCCTGCGACTCCGACCTGTAGACGGCGGCCCCCCTACTTGCTCTGGCCAGGCTCTGCCCGGACAGAGGAGTCGCTCCACCACGTCCAGCCTTGAACTTGTCTGTTACCTTGTAGCCGGAAACACCTGGCTCAGAGTCTGAACCCGGACACGTTCCTGTAACCGGTTTGGAGGGTGATGTTCCTTTCTTGTGGCCAAACTAGACTCCTTGGACAATTAGTTcagggtttgtttggttttctttttgtagagTTTAGTCTTCCCCTCCGAGGGATCAAGGTCCTCATATGGAGTGACGCGTTTTTCATACTTTAAGCTGAAGGAGATATAGCAAGGGTGCTTTTGCCTCGTGTTGACGTGGGACAATAACAAAACGTCAAAATCAGCAAACAGAGGCCCCAAAACCCTGTTTTAACACCTCGAAGCAGTATCCGGAAATACCAGTGAACCTTacatcaatataatttttttttctgctgtatataatttattcttaTGCAAACTCTCAAGAGACCAATATACTGGCTATGTTTGAACGaagctcttaaaataaatgtagagCCATGCAAATACCGGCAGTTTTTGTGGCTTTCATGGAATAACTTGTTTAACTCATATTTACATTTCTTCAAGTATGCATAGGATTtgtctttattactttttttttggtggtcACTGCAGAGTTTCTGTATTAGAAGCCAGGTGGGATTGAACAGACTAACCTTATGTTGCTCTATTCCTTGGCTACCTCACCCTGGATTTAGAGGAccataaattaaatatttggtaCCAAGTGGAACCTGTTAATCACATCGGATTAAGGAACATGGGCATACATCTCTTACTTATGAAtaaaagctgaaaacaagagtttcAGTATATTCCCTCAAGCTGTTTTGTCTCCAGTACAACCTTTAGGAGTTTAATCATTCATTGCTAACAATTTCCTGGCTGCTTAAGCACTGTTTCTGAAATCTAGCACTCAGATCTTTGCCCCTCTTAGCATAGGATTACTAAAAGgagccaaccccccccccccccccccaccaccacacacacactaaatccctgattgttttattttcaggttCGGGCTGGTTTCTGGGCAAAGCCAGGTCTATTGTTGAAAAAACTAGAAGCACCAGTTTCCGGACACAAAGTGAGCCTAGAAATCTTTTCCTCTTGTAACAGCGGTGCCTAAAATCACAGGTAGGCTGCTAAGTGTTCCATGAGGGAGACTAAATCTCCAACAGGGCCGGCTCTCATTTCAAGCTGTTGATTTTAAGGGTGCCTTTTACTGAGCCGAATCTCATCTTTAAAACTTACCCTTGGCATCCAATTCAGAGGTAGGAATGTTCAGTTCAGTAGTGAACTGGTAACAGAGAGCTGT
Coding sequences within:
- the CLDN23 gene encoding claudin-23, whose protein sequence is MRTPVVMTLGMVLAPCGLLLNLTATLAPGWRLVKGFLNQPVDLELYQGLWDICREQTSQERQCGQPDVWGYFEAEVVLVARGLMVTSLAATALGLLLASLGVRCWQERPRFALAGLSGVVLFAAGLLSLIPVSWYNHFLEDRAVLPADASPVTVHVSYSLVLGYLGSCLLLLGGFSLALSFAPWCEERCRGCRKAPPGSPRRVSISTVHVDWPEPALAPAIKYYSDGQHLPRPADLGAARKPRVGFPMPRPRPSAYSNPVDVLRGERADTPDASLPSTGCCQGSLPCDSDL